Below is a window of Candidatus Zixiibacteriota bacterium DNA.
ATTACGACTACAAATCCGAGAAATATTTTCAAACCGTAAATGAAGACGGGCGATTCCCAGAAGGTTGATTTGCGCGGTCTTCGTCTTGGCAGAGCAACGGTCTCTTCCATATCTCCCCCAAAGTCTAAGAGTTCATAGTTTCTGCTATGAATTGCGCAAAGATGATGCCGGATGTCGACTTCTGTGTAACTTATTGTCGTGCCAACAATTACATCGACTGGTCGGTGACCGGCGGAGCTAATATTATGGGAATCTCCCCACACTTGGGGATAAAATTTCTAAATTGACATAGATGATTGCCTTGATTAAAATGAAAATATGGGAATGGCAAAATACGACCGCTTACTCTTTCTTTTGAATCTTCTTCGCTCACGGCGCAATCTCAATGCCGCCGCTATTGCTCGCGAATGTGAAGTCACCGAGCGGACAATTTATCGCGATATAATCGCCCTGTCTGAAGCCCATATTCCAATTTATTATGACAACGGGTACAAATTCGCCTCAGAGAATTTCCTGCCGACTCTGAATTTTAATCTGGACGAGTACCTCACCCTGAAGACAGTTCTGGAGTCATCGCCTCTGTTTAAAAGCGGACACAGTCGCAAATTAATCAAGTCAATTCGCTCCAAAATCGAAGCATGCTTATCTCCGAGCGTGGTTAAGGAGAAGAAATTGTCAACGCCGACAACCAAGATTGAGATAAAGTCGGTTTCGCTTGAATCTGTTCCCGAAAAGGTTTATGCCGTGGTCGAGAACGGTATCAAGAACAACCAGGTAATTCGCCTTCGTTACAATTCTATTCAGAGCGGCATGATTGACCGAGATGTGGAGCCGTATTTTCTTATATTCATCGAGAAGGCTTTCTACTTTGTCGCCTATTGCTTACTGCGACAGGAATGGCGGACATTCCGGACCGACCGGATAGTCAATGCAACATTGACCGACCGACGGTTCAAACCTCGTCAGGATATCGACCCGGTCAAGTATTTCGAAAATAGTTGGGGTGTTTTTAGCGGAGAGCCGGTC
It encodes the following:
- a CDS encoding WYL domain-containing transcriptional regulator produces the protein MAKYDRLLFLLNLLRSRRNLNAAAIARECEVTERTIYRDIIALSEAHIPIYYDNGYKFASENFLPTLNFNLDEYLTLKTVLESSPLFKSGHSRKLIKSIRSKIEACLSPSVVKEKKLSTPTTKIEIKSVSLESVPEKVYAVVENGIKNNQVIRLRYNSIQSGMIDRDVEPYFLIFIEKAFYFVAYCLLRQEWRTFRTDRIVNATLTDRRFKPRQDIDPVKYFENSWGVFSGEPVEVEVIFSGKAARVVALGKHHPREKVTPLDDGRVKYEVTVRGIEEIGRWLAGFGGEAVVIKPLSLRQEIMRRASEILKNYQ